A stretch of Maniola hyperantus chromosome 15, iAphHyp1.2, whole genome shotgun sequence DNA encodes these proteins:
- the LOC117989064 gene encoding multiple inositol polyphosphate phosphatase 1-like translates to MWILLLCVCLPLVNSQCYWNNRDPYPYFGTKTPYDTLRGDFRDVPEIEECEPISIWFMIRHGTRRPSTADTRNMRKTVALRDDILHNHGEGKGEMCAQDVEDLQNWTWNPKLDFKTSYLTSHGYQELFEFGQRFGQKFTSFLEDVSSSMIRPTSEQRTQGSVKAFVQGLQGINRTFVIENHILNDPVARVQENVQRKTGIEMELKPTIIMGMYDLCRFYRSYSLFKRSPWCSVFSDDDLEILEYVEDIVHYFRNGYGKSLNALTGAVGLKDLYEKFQNASQTGQKSFTAYFTHDTMVDMIYTAMGLYKDDPKLSGLERVKDRKWRTSFLTPFAANFVAVLYRIQFLVNEREMHLCTNRVCSWGEFRTTFKRFSNATLDFCDDLTYESSV, encoded by the exons ATGTGGATACTCCTGCTTTGTGTCTGTCTACCTCTAGTAAACAGTCAATGCTACTGGAACAATAGGGACCCCTACCCCTACTTCGGGACGAAGACCCCTTATGATACATTGAGGGGTGACTTTAGAGATGTCCCTGAAATTGAAg aatGTGAGCCAATAAGCATATGGTTCATGATAAGGCATGGCACGCGGCGGCCCAGCACTGCCGACACTAGGAACATGAGGAAAACAGTGGCTCTCAGAGATGACATCCTACACAACCATGGTGAGGGCAAAGGCGAAATGTGCGCTCAG GATGTCGAAGACCTCCAAAATTGGACGTGGAACCCAAAGTTGGATTTCAAAACGTCGTACCTTACGTCCCACGGTTACCAAGAGCTGTTCGAATTTGGCCAAAGGTTTGGTCAAAAGTTTACCAGCTTCCTGGAAGACGTTTCCTCTTCAATGATAAGGCCAACTAGTGAGCAAAGAACACAGGGGAGTGTCAAAGCATTTGTCCAAGGTCTGCAAGGAATCAACAGGACCTTTGTCATTGAAAATCACATCCTCAATGACCCAGTTGCTAGA GTGCAAGAAAATGTACAAAGGAAAACTGGGATAGAAATGGAATTGAAGCCCACTATCATCATGGGGATGTACGACCTATGCCGTTTCTACCGATCCTACTCACTGTTTAAGAGGAGTCCCTGGTGCTCTGTCTTCTCTGATGATGACCTGGAGATCTTGGAGTATGTTGAGGATATAGTTCATTACTTTCG CAATGGCTACGGCAAGTCCCTCAACGCGCTCACAGGAGCAGTAGGTCTCAAGGACTTGTATGAGAAGTTCCAGAACGCTTCCCAAACTGGTCAGAAATCCTTCACAGCCTACTTCACTCATGACACCATGGTCGACATGATCTACACAGCTATGGGACTCTACAAGGACGATCCGAAACTCTCTGGCCTCGAAAGGGTTAAGGATAGAAAATGGCGGACCAGTTTCTTGACGCCATTCGCCGCTAATTTTGTGGCGGTCTTGTATAG AATCCAATTCTTAGTGAACGAGCGAGAGATGCATCTCTGTACCAACCGGGTCTGCTCGTGGGGCGAGTTCCGCACCACATTCAAGAGGTTCTCCAACGCAACCCTCGACTTCTGTGATGATTTAACTTACGAGTCTAGTgtgtaa